A DNA window from Methanooceanicella nereidis contains the following coding sequences:
- a CDS encoding baseplate J/gp47 family protein produces the protein MTFVRKSYTEITDSILSQITRGVVNEKQDYVRNRSKYRLAYPNVYDIVKIEGIVKGAAFVFRKGTDYKLGDNMVEWLGGGEKPDHGTPFFVNYMMDAPGGITDINPGSVTRTIIESVAMELDYLYAQMNQVYNSAFIDTANGKSLDMVAALLGVNRKMAGYATGEVTFGRKSEPATIEVSRETHVYDGKDRYELKNPMLKAVKSVEGTLEGANAGFEQGKDYLISEGKLIWIPAGKKPDKGSVFYVDYAAYETITIPIDTRVSTYSRRPENVKVFRTVEQSVLTRNAEGRWEVEVPVMALTPGKEGNVFAGSINMMPKPLVGIEYVINKKDILNGTEAENDNELRERAKRALEMAGKATIKSLKSAVQGIEGVTGNVVVIDQPDGVPGIVQIIASGGDEEEIEKVIGETRSAGIKVEFKRPIIIPLDVKLTIVVVENVDRNEVKNEVESIIRQYLGGLEIGEDVIMSRIIKAALSPRGIRDARDVTINDKKENIDVMPHEKGELRTLEIYVED, from the coding sequence ATGACGTTCGTGAGAAAATCTTACACCGAGATAACCGACTCGATACTATCACAGATCACCAGGGGAGTGGTGAACGAAAAGCAAGATTATGTGCGAAACAGGTCAAAATACAGGCTTGCGTATCCCAACGTGTATGACATCGTGAAGATAGAAGGCATCGTGAAAGGCGCAGCTTTCGTGTTCCGGAAAGGCACCGACTATAAGCTTGGAGATAACATGGTGGAATGGCTGGGCGGCGGCGAAAAACCGGACCACGGAACTCCTTTCTTTGTAAACTATATGATGGATGCGCCTGGAGGCATCACCGATATTAATCCCGGCAGCGTGACGCGCACAATTATAGAATCGGTCGCGATGGAACTGGACTATCTTTACGCGCAGATGAACCAGGTCTATAATTCCGCGTTCATCGATACGGCTAACGGCAAATCGCTGGACATGGTCGCGGCGCTGCTCGGAGTAAACCGCAAGATGGCGGGGTACGCTACCGGCGAGGTTACGTTCGGAAGGAAAAGCGAGCCCGCAACTATAGAGGTGTCGAGGGAGACGCACGTCTATGACGGCAAAGACAGGTACGAGCTGAAAAACCCCATGTTAAAGGCCGTAAAAAGCGTCGAAGGCACACTGGAAGGAGCTAATGCGGGATTTGAGCAGGGTAAGGACTATTTGATCTCGGAAGGGAAGCTTATCTGGATCCCGGCGGGCAAAAAACCCGACAAAGGCTCAGTGTTTTACGTTGATTATGCTGCCTATGAGACCATAACGATACCAATAGACACCCGCGTTTCGACCTATTCAAGAAGGCCTGAAAATGTGAAGGTGTTCAGGACAGTAGAGCAGTCGGTGCTTACAAGGAACGCAGAGGGCAGGTGGGAGGTCGAGGTGCCCGTCATGGCGCTTACGCCCGGTAAAGAGGGCAACGTTTTCGCAGGCTCGATCAATATGATGCCAAAGCCGCTCGTGGGCATAGAATACGTGATCAATAAGAAGGACATATTGAACGGGACCGAGGCCGAAAATGATAACGAGCTCAGGGAGCGGGCTAAGAGGGCGCTGGAGATGGCCGGTAAAGCCACCATAAAATCCCTTAAATCCGCGGTACAGGGCATAGAGGGAGTAACCGGCAACGTGGTCGTGATAGACCAGCCCGACGGAGTCCCCGGCATCGTGCAGATAATCGCCAGCGGAGGCGACGAAGAAGAGATAGAGAAGGTCATAGGAGAGACAAGGTCCGCCGGAATAAAGGTAGAGTTCAAGCGCCCGATCATCATACCGCTTGATGTAAAGCTCACCATCGTCGTCGTCGAGAACGTCGACCGCAACGAGGTCAAGAATGAAGTGGAAAGCATCATAAGGCAATACCTGGGCGGCCTTGAGATAGGCGAGGACGTCATAATGAGCAGGATAATAAAGGCTGCGTTAAGCCCGCGCGGCATCAGGGACGCAAGAGATGTTACGATAAATGATAAAAAGGAGAATATCGACGTGATGCCTCACGAAAAAGGCGAACTCAGGACGCTCGAGATATATGTGGAGGACTAG
- a CDS encoding PKD domain-containing protein has protein sequence MAVLILITLLIGSAGLCTAANPTYVIPIGTYTPVVSINPAIIFSLTTKVNIDSSSFNINLDSPATITVTAKYYNDTPIVGATIKLKSSGGTLGSTTGTTNSQGKFTTTFKSSTSGVFNLNATASKSGYYDSTTNVNITVKNNPPSAYFSLSPSSGQTPLEVTFDASGSTDIGGTITTYSWNFGDGKTGTGKTVKHTYNTSGTYYPSLTVTDNLGLSNSTSGQILVGATNQPPVATFSASAVSGSSPLTVTFDASDSVDNDGTITSYAWSFSDGGSATGKVVSHTFDGEGNYTAILTVTDNMGVYSTNETLIAVEGSGGAPGLGTAAILIGALIILAILAVAIFVLLKMFQSNLQVIPKQKEAPCDGKSTIPLKVLFVNGFGKPKKQSSDVEVEFEATAGSIKNVIIPSGRELVEAVLTTSKECGPVDITAKANGKIAKAQVKFIYGKATIEMSASPDSIPADGKSSANITIKFKDGEGSYFSWIEEKNVDIKTTLGTIPGTVKISPKTPEVTTSVTSGEVSGTAIITAASGDIKGETKVVFKGLPKRFCMHCGAPMELEAPSCHKCGLTPPSGVDVKVCPTCETVLPEAAKFCYSCGARQPNMES, from the coding sequence TTGGCTGTCTTGATATTGATCACATTATTGATCGGTTCGGCCGGGCTATGTACGGCCGCAAATCCAACATATGTAATTCCGATCGGTACATATACCCCGGTAGTCTCGATAAATCCGGCCATAATATTCTCATTGACCACAAAGGTCAACATTGATTCCAGCTCGTTTAACATAAACCTGGATTCTCCCGCGACCATAACGGTCACGGCCAAGTATTATAACGATACGCCCATCGTGGGTGCCACAATAAAGTTAAAAAGTTCCGGCGGGACGCTGGGAAGCACGACCGGGACGACTAATTCTCAAGGAAAGTTCACCACTACGTTCAAGTCATCGACATCAGGTGTTTTTAACTTAAATGCCACTGCAAGCAAGTCGGGATATTACGATAGTACGACTAACGTGAACATTACGGTAAAGAACAACCCGCCATCTGCGTATTTCTCACTTTCGCCATCATCCGGGCAGACACCGCTGGAGGTCACATTCGACGCCTCGGGATCCACGGACATCGGCGGAACTATAACTACCTATTCATGGAATTTTGGTGACGGAAAGACAGGGACAGGTAAAACGGTAAAACACACCTACAATACCTCTGGCACGTATTACCCGTCGCTTACAGTGACCGACAACCTGGGGCTATCCAATTCGACATCAGGGCAGATCCTCGTCGGTGCCACGAACCAGCCTCCTGTAGCGACATTCTCTGCATCGGCAGTATCCGGCTCATCACCGCTGACAGTGACATTCGACGCATCTGACTCCGTCGATAACGACGGTACGATCACATCATACGCGTGGAGCTTCAGCGACGGCGGAAGCGCCACCGGAAAAGTTGTGAGCCATACATTCGATGGAGAGGGCAACTATACGGCGATCCTTACAGTCACAGATAACATGGGAGTATATTCCACCAATGAGACTCTCATAGCGGTAGAGGGCTCGGGAGGCGCGCCGGGACTGGGCACAGCCGCCATATTGATCGGGGCGCTGATCATACTCGCGATACTCGCTGTAGCAATATTCGTACTGTTAAAGATGTTCCAGAGTAACCTCCAGGTCATTCCAAAACAGAAGGAAGCTCCATGTGACGGCAAGTCCACGATACCCCTTAAGGTCTTATTCGTGAACGGGTTCGGCAAGCCGAAGAAACAAAGCTCGGACGTCGAAGTGGAGTTTGAGGCGACAGCAGGCAGTATTAAAAATGTCATCATACCCTCAGGAAGGGAACTTGTAGAAGCCGTACTCACAACTTCAAAGGAATGCGGCCCGGTGGACATAACGGCTAAGGCGAACGGTAAGATCGCAAAGGCGCAGGTAAAATTCATCTACGGTAAAGCGACAATTGAGATGTCGGCTTCTCCGGATTCCATACCGGCGGACGGTAAATCGTCGGCCAACATAACCATAAAGTTCAAGGACGGAGAGGGCAGCTATTTCTCCTGGATAGAGGAGAAAAACGTAGACATTAAAACTACACTTGGAACGATACCGGGCACAGTAAAGATATCGCCAAAGACGCCCGAAGTGACCACGAGCGTTACCTCCGGAGAAGTGAGCGGCACGGCGATAATCACTGCTGCGAGCGGTGACATTAAAGGCGAGACTAAGGTAGTGTTCAAAGGCCTGCCAAAGAGATTCTGTATGCACTGCGGAGCGCCAATGGAACTAGAAGCTCCGAGCTGCCACAAGTGCGGGCTTACTCCGCCTTCGGGAGTGGACGTGAAAGTCTGCCCGACATGCGAGACGGTGCTGCCGGAGGCTGCAAAGTTCTGCTACAGCTGCGGAGCAAGGCAACCTAACATGGAAAGTTAA
- a CDS encoding flavin reductase family protein, with the protein MDKLAMGPRPYLFPMPTVLIGANVNEKPNYMAAAWASIANWVPPMVAVAVNHARYTNKGINENRTFSVNMPSRKQLAKTDYCGLVSGNMVDKSAIFESFYGKLETAPMASECPVSLECKLHTSLDLGSHFLFIGEIVDVYVDKDCITDGLPDIQKVDPVIYSMSQGNYWSVGENIGKAYSIGKEYKK; encoded by the coding sequence ATGGATAAATTAGCGATGGGTCCCAGACCGTACCTATTCCCGATGCCGACCGTGCTTATCGGGGCAAACGTCAATGAAAAGCCGAACTATATGGCCGCCGCATGGGCGAGCATAGCCAACTGGGTGCCCCCTATGGTAGCCGTGGCAGTGAACCATGCAAGGTATACGAACAAAGGAATTAACGAGAACAGGACGTTCAGCGTGAACATGCCGTCCAGGAAACAGCTTGCAAAGACAGATTACTGCGGCCTTGTCTCGGGGAACATGGTCGATAAGTCGGCTATCTTCGAGTCTTTCTATGGTAAGCTTGAGACTGCTCCGATGGCCAGCGAGTGTCCCGTGTCGCTCGAATGTAAGCTTCATACCTCGTTAGACCTTGGCAGCCATTTTCTCTTTATCGGGGAGATCGTCGACGTGTACGTTGATAAAGACTGTATTACCGACGGCCTGCCTGACATTCAGAAAGTAGATCCCGTCATTTACTCGATGTCACAGGGTAATTACTGGAGCGTCGGCGAGAATATAGGAAAAGCCTACAGTATCGGAAAAGAGTATAAAAAGTAA
- a CDS encoding GNAT family N-acetyltransferase, with protein sequence MEYSIRPVTEKDRSPVIDIFNHYIENSLAAFPENKVGYEFFDLLRGMAKGYPFYVVEAGPGDKDAEDGSIIGYGLLRPHNMMSTFKRSAELTYFLKPGNDRKGIGTRMLNMLVDDARKMGVDTLLASTSSVNQASIDFHKKHGFVECGRFLRVGKKLDKDLDIVWLQRFI encoded by the coding sequence ATGGAATACTCTATACGCCCGGTAACGGAAAAGGATAGATCGCCTGTAATAGACATCTTCAATCACTATATAGAGAACAGCCTTGCAGCGTTCCCTGAAAACAAAGTGGGGTACGAATTTTTTGACCTGTTAAGAGGTATGGCTAAAGGTTATCCGTTTTATGTAGTAGAGGCCGGTCCGGGCGACAAGGATGCAGAGGACGGCAGTATAATAGGATACGGATTACTAAGGCCCCATAACATGATGAGCACGTTCAAAAGGTCGGCAGAGCTCACCTATTTCTTAAAGCCCGGTAACGACCGCAAAGGAATCGGCACCCGGATGCTGAATATGCTGGTGGACGATGCGAGAAAGATGGGCGTAGATACACTGCTGGCAAGCACTTCATCCGTGAACCAGGCCAGCATTGACTTCCATAAGAAACATGGCTTTGTCGAATGCGGCAGGTTCCTGCGTGTCGGTAAGAAACTTGATAAGGACCTGGACATCGTCTGGCTACAGCGTTTCATCTGA
- a CDS encoding cation:proton antiporter gives MDHTQLLSIEFQIALLLLIAVGGYLLASWIHQSAVVGEILLGLIVGPSVLGLITYTDIVSALAHIGAIIILFVIGFDFHFSDLLKVRYFSIGISGVILPWIAGFLTAEYLGYGIEGAFFIGAALTATSIAITANVLKEMGKLHTEVANAIIGSAVVDDILALIVLSITVDTVYGAVTFAEIAISVLRPILYIVLAALAGLYIVDRLIMKVDSSGLALKFPEFVFLFGLCIAFIYALVADFFGLSPLIGSFIAGVSINKVSLKHSLSIKKGSEYLYVPFAAIFFISLGILVDLHEVTAAIIPLIILIAIVASLSKFIGCSLPAKLLGMDLHDSLTVGAGMIPRGEMAMVIALVGLSMGIMEQDVFISIIMASLICTLITPLLLKDWLFREKHEYPERISH, from the coding sequence ATGGATCACACGCAACTTCTAAGCATAGAATTCCAGATAGCATTACTCCTTCTCATTGCGGTCGGAGGCTACCTTCTGGCTTCGTGGATACACCAGTCGGCAGTCGTTGGAGAGATACTTCTCGGCCTTATCGTGGGTCCCAGCGTTCTTGGGCTTATCACCTATACTGATATTGTTAGCGCGCTTGCGCATATAGGCGCGATCATTATACTTTTCGTAATAGGCTTTGATTTCCATTTCTCGGACTTACTAAAAGTCCGATATTTTTCCATAGGGATATCTGGAGTGATCCTGCCATGGATCGCCGGATTCCTTACGGCGGAATATCTTGGTTACGGTATAGAGGGAGCTTTTTTCATAGGCGCGGCACTCACAGCAACAAGCATTGCAATAACAGCGAACGTGCTCAAGGAGATGGGAAAGCTGCATACCGAAGTTGCCAACGCTATAATAGGCAGTGCGGTAGTGGACGACATCCTGGCCCTGATAGTCCTTTCCATAACTGTCGACACTGTATACGGGGCAGTGACCTTCGCCGAGATCGCCATTTCGGTGTTAAGGCCTATCTTATATATCGTTCTGGCCGCACTTGCAGGGTTGTATATTGTTGACAGGCTTATAATGAAGGTAGACTCTTCCGGGCTCGCTTTAAAGTTCCCGGAGTTCGTCTTTCTTTTCGGCTTATGCATCGCGTTCATCTACGCGCTCGTCGCTGACTTTTTTGGACTTTCCCCGCTGATAGGCTCGTTTATCGCCGGCGTCTCGATCAATAAGGTATCGCTAAAGCACAGCCTGAGCATCAAGAAAGGCTCGGAATATCTTTACGTTCCTTTCGCTGCGATCTTTTTTATCTCGCTTGGTATCCTTGTAGATCTGCACGAGGTGACCGCAGCGATAATACCGTTGATAATTCTTATCGCGATCGTGGCATCGCTGTCAAAGTTCATCGGCTGCAGCCTGCCTGCAAAATTACTCGGCATGGACCTTCATGATTCATTGACTGTCGGTGCCGGAATGATCCCGCGCGGCGAAATGGCGATGGTCATCGCTCTTGTAGGGCTGTCCATGGGGATAATGGAACAGGACGTGTTCATTTCGATAATCATGGCAAGCCTCATCTGCACACTGATAACCCCGCTGCTGCTCAAGGACTGGCTTTTCCGGGAGAAGCATGAGTATCCGGAGAGAATATCGCATTGA
- the msrA gene encoding peptide-methionine (S)-S-oxide reductase MsrA, whose protein sequence is MKQEKAILAGGCFWCIESAFRNVPGVIEVISGYTGGTKENPTYEEVSTGNTGHYEAVEITYDPSRISYGEILDVFWRQIDPMDAGGQFADRGSQYKTAIFYLDDEQKRVAEASKQKLAEIIEKPVATEIKKAQTFYPAEEYHQGYSEKQPGQYGRYKYASGRSPFIERFWKDKPRTCPIRSKGV, encoded by the coding sequence ATGAAACAGGAAAAAGCGATCTTAGCAGGAGGCTGTTTCTGGTGCATAGAGTCAGCGTTCAGGAACGTGCCGGGAGTGATAGAAGTAATTTCAGGATACACCGGGGGAACAAAGGAAAACCCGACCTATGAGGAAGTATCAACGGGCAATACGGGCCACTACGAGGCCGTGGAAATAACATACGACCCTTCCCGGATCTCATACGGCGAGATCCTTGATGTCTTCTGGCGCCAGATAGATCCGATGGATGCCGGGGGACAGTTCGCGGACCGCGGCTCTCAATACAAGACGGCCATTTTTTATCTTGACGACGAGCAGAAAAGAGTGGCAGAGGCATCTAAACAGAAGCTTGCGGAGATCATAGAGAAGCCGGTAGCCACCGAGATCAAAAAAGCTCAGACTTTCTACCCGGCCGAAGAGTATCATCAGGGCTATTCTGAAAAGCAGCCCGGCCAGTACGGCCGCTATAAGTATGCTTCAGGCAGGAGCCCCTTCATCGAGAGATTCTGGAAAGACAAGCCCCGGACGTGCCCGATAAGGTCTAAGGGGGTATAA
- the msrB gene encoding peptide-methionine (R)-S-oxide reductase MsrB has product MSSISKSKPSKEEIKKKLKPIEYAVTQENATEPPFQNEFWDSDREGIYVDIVSGEPLFSSKDKFDSGCGWPSFSKPIEEEILAEKMDTSHGMIRTEVRSKKADSHLGHVFEDGPAPTGLRYCVNSAALRFIPKEDLEKEGYGEYKKLFEK; this is encoded by the coding sequence ATGTCATCAATTTCCAAATCAAAGCCCTCTAAGGAGGAAATAAAGAAAAAGCTGAAGCCGATCGAGTATGCCGTAACGCAGGAGAACGCGACCGAGCCGCCATTCCAGAACGAGTTCTGGGACAGCGACAGGGAGGGGATATACGTGGACATTGTATCGGGCGAGCCGCTATTCAGCTCGAAGGACAAGTTCGATTCAGGATGCGGATGGCCTAGTTTCTCCAAACCTATCGAGGAAGAGATCTTAGCGGAGAAAATGGATACCAGTCACGGCATGATAAGGACTGAAGTCCGAAGCAAGAAAGCGGACTCGCATCTTGGCCACGTATTCGAGGATGGGCCGGCTCCCACAGGATTACGATATTGTGTAAACTCTGCGGCATTAAGGTTCATACCCAAAGAGGACCTGGAAAAAGAGGGCTACGGGGAGTATAAAAAGTTGTTTGAAAAGTAG
- a CDS encoding substrate-binding domain-containing protein yields MNLCKVCAGMILVIIILIMIPLSGITASSPKVLKLATTTSMYDTGLLGYLIPAFEKDNNVDVHVLSVGSGMALDMGRRGEVDVLIAHSPADEKTFMYQGYGKERKQFAHNYFVIVGPANDPAGIKGMSAPEAMKRIALKKSPFVSRGDRSGTHMMEMELWNKSGVTKPDSTSSWYMETGTGQAESLNTANEKQAYMLCDIGTFLNNHKYMNLVLLVDKDPMLVNNYDVITVNPTKNPFVNYDMAKKFADYLTSPDVQRKIGEYGKKEFGRPLFYPELEVEIAG; encoded by the coding sequence ATGAACCTTTGTAAAGTCTGTGCAGGCATGATATTGGTCATCATTATACTGATCATGATACCGTTATCGGGGATAACAGCATCTTCCCCGAAAGTCTTGAAGCTGGCCACTACGACGAGTATGTATGACACAGGTTTACTCGGCTATTTGATCCCTGCTTTTGAGAAAGACAATAATGTGGACGTACATGTATTATCGGTGGGGTCCGGTATGGCGCTTGATATGGGTAGAAGGGGGGAAGTGGATGTGCTAATCGCGCATAGTCCGGCAGATGAAAAGACATTCATGTATCAAGGCTATGGCAAGGAAAGGAAACAGTTTGCACATAATTACTTCGTCATAGTCGGGCCGGCCAATGATCCTGCCGGGATCAAAGGTATGAGCGCTCCTGAGGCAATGAAGAGAATAGCGCTGAAAAAGTCCCCATTCGTTTCAAGGGGGGACCGATCCGGCACCCATATGATGGAAATGGAACTCTGGAATAAAAGCGGTGTGACAAAACCCGACTCTACATCTTCATGGTACATGGAGACAGGGACAGGCCAGGCTGAAAGCCTTAATACGGCGAATGAGAAGCAGGCGTATATGCTTTGCGATATAGGCACATTCCTTAATAATCATAAATACATGAACCTGGTCTTGCTTGTGGATAAAGACCCTATGCTGGTGAACAATTATGACGTCATAACAGTAAATCCGACAAAGAACCCCTTCGTAAATTATGATATGGCTAAGAAGTTCGCAGATTACCTTACAAGCCCCGATGTTCAGCGGAAGATCGGGGAATATGGGAAGAAAGAGTTTGGCAGGCCTTTGTTCTACCCGGAGCTTGAGGTTGAGATAGCCGGATGA
- a CDS encoding DUF4013 domain-containing protein, whose amino-acid sequence MDLLKAALDLVMRFIYRTALSLRYSTSRKTSVLVGGFLVTFSYMLIGLPFLLGYINRSIKYLLNGITILPPMNHLVQMYADGIRIAFIAVEYALISSIIYILAVTIAVSVHDIASPAIGGLEESARALILNTDGRGVVVISKGFVLASAFIEGLLYGMLFGNSWLRYAAYGSFISAINPISTLKWIAMNPRLMWNNMYSIGVASFLIAAPGILAYISLTGGRLSSIAAIIVGLLMPWVIFIGFMSNAYIRINNFHQMMRKGQIRHV is encoded by the coding sequence ATGGATTTGCTTAAGGCAGCGCTCGATTTAGTGATGCGATTCATTTACAGGACCGCGTTATCGCTACGATACAGTACGTCGAGAAAGACCAGCGTACTTGTGGGCGGTTTTCTGGTCACGTTCTCATATATGCTGATCGGCTTGCCGTTTCTTCTCGGGTATATTAACCGGTCTATCAAATACCTGTTAAACGGGATCACAATACTTCCCCCAATGAACCATTTAGTACAGATGTATGCTGATGGCATCCGAATTGCCTTTATCGCCGTGGAATATGCATTGATCAGCTCGATCATATATATTCTGGCGGTAACGATAGCAGTATCTGTTCACGATATTGCGTCCCCTGCTATCGGGGGGCTTGAGGAAAGCGCAAGGGCCCTTATTCTGAACACGGATGGAAGGGGTGTTGTTGTCATATCGAAAGGGTTCGTTCTCGCCTCTGCATTCATCGAGGGATTGTTGTACGGTATGCTTTTCGGGAACTCATGGCTAAGATATGCGGCATACGGGAGTTTCATATCGGCGATCAACCCGATATCTACATTAAAATGGATAGCAATGAACCCGCGCCTGATGTGGAACAACATGTATTCGATAGGAGTGGCAAGCTTCCTGATAGCCGCGCCGGGAATACTTGCATACATATCATTGACGGGGGGAAGACTATCCTCGATTGCTGCGATCATCGTGGGCCTGCTTATGCCGTGGGTAATATTTATCGGATTTATGTCGAACGCATATATCAGGATCAACAATTTTCACCAGATGATGAGAAAAGGCCAGATCAGGCATGTATAA
- a CDS encoding winged helix DNA-binding domain-containing protein, with translation MNPEQVRRLRLHAQHLDKKSPLKDAELIIRSMVGVNAQFYPAMMLSLCARIKGLEQSDIEAAIKQKGLVRTWTMRGTIHLHDPSDSDWLIQLLSPVFIKKGIIRRRELGLDEEKVARCLNEIHEILKGVGPITRVELIDRLIERGLNIDRKSQAPYHLIVRAALEGLLYVGPESGEGEQTYYYNDGENKQQSLTGDDALAELAIRYLKGYGPATQNDFASWSGLTRTDANKGWSLLFNRGLIKEIKIDNHLLWAEKQINTFEEGENVEPVVNLLPAFDSFVLGYADREYLVPEKYRKEVYHGGQTVPVVLVDGLAAGTWKYERHGKRLNIRVSLFKPIDKTIRELIEEEANDIGRFWGQQASLSYQI, from the coding sequence ATGAACCCGGAACAGGTGCGGAGATTACGTCTTCATGCCCAGCACCTTGATAAAAAATCTCCTCTGAAGGATGCGGAATTAATCATACGGTCGATGGTTGGTGTGAACGCCCAATTCTACCCGGCCATGATGTTGTCCTTGTGTGCCCGCATTAAAGGGTTGGAACAATCTGACATTGAAGCGGCGATAAAGCAGAAGGGCCTGGTGCGAACTTGGACTATGCGTGGTACCATACATCTCCACGATCCAAGTGATTCGGACTGGCTAATCCAGCTTCTCAGCCCCGTATTCATTAAAAAAGGCATAATACGCCGCCGTGAGCTTGGGCTGGATGAAGAAAAGGTCGCCAGGTGCCTCAATGAAATCCATGAAATATTAAAAGGCGTTGGGCCGATAACAAGAGTCGAACTAATTGATAGGTTGATCGAAAGAGGTTTAAACATTGATCGAAAAAGCCAGGCACCTTATCACCTGATAGTTCGGGCTGCCCTGGAAGGACTCTTATACGTTGGCCCGGAGAGTGGAGAGGGCGAACAGACCTACTACTACAACGATGGGGAGAATAAACAACAATCCCTGACCGGTGATGACGCCCTAGCTGAACTGGCGATCAGATATTTGAAGGGATACGGGCCGGCAACCCAGAATGATTTCGCCTCGTGGTCCGGTCTGACACGCACCGATGCAAATAAGGGATGGAGTCTTCTTTTTAACAGGGGATTGATTAAGGAAATAAAAATTGATAATCATCTTCTCTGGGCGGAAAAACAAATTAATACGTTTGAAGAAGGGGAAAACGTGGAGCCTGTTGTCAACCTGCTACCTGCATTTGACTCGTTTGTCCTGGGATATGCCGACCGGGAATATCTCGTTCCCGAAAAGTACCGGAAAGAAGTGTATCATGGCGGTCAAACAGTGCCAGTTGTACTGGTCGATGGTCTAGCAGCCGGCACATGGAAGTATGAACGTCACGGTAAACGGCTTAACATCCGAGTGAGCCTGTTCAAGCCTATTGACAAGACGATACGTGAGTTAATTGAAGAAGAAGCGAATGATATAGGAAGATTTTGGGGTCAGCAGGCATCCCTTTCATATCAAATCTAA
- a CDS encoding SAM-dependent methyltransferase, translating to MITDDFDYLAPGGRSFTITSGLISKLNKRSRVLEIASGRGEAACALAGEFGCRVEGFDLDPNMVEYSRQKAEALGIPDLVSFDVIDGRDLDFGKGKYNLILAEGGALTYIGREDGVEKCAELLKDNGYLALTDLIYIKVDVDKRVRDVYEEGVYSYLNEIDYRKLLERNGLEIIHLSMVPQSAWDRYYISMRRKISSRLCKFTQEFKDAMANEIDVYYNWGGMESVGYVYIVAKKIPHDRRLAAGPEDLRISTVGSGYYQ from the coding sequence ATGATCACCGACGATTTTGACTACCTTGCACCCGGAGGCAGGTCTTTTACGATCACTTCCGGCTTAATATCGAAGCTGAACAAGCGCTCGCGCGTCCTGGAGATAGCGTCAGGAAGAGGCGAGGCCGCATGCGCGCTCGCGGGTGAATTTGGATGCAGGGTAGAGGGGTTCGACCTGGATCCCAACATGGTCGAATACTCAAGGCAGAAGGCTGAAGCTCTAGGGATCCCGGATCTTGTGAGCTTTGACGTTATCGACGGCAGGGACCTGGATTTTGGCAAGGGTAAGTATAACCTGATACTTGCCGAAGGAGGCGCGCTAACTTACATAGGCCGTGAGGACGGCGTTGAGAAGTGCGCCGAACTGCTGAAGGATAACGGATATCTGGCGCTTACCGACCTTATTTATATTAAGGTGGATGTCGATAAACGCGTAAGGGACGTCTACGAGGAAGGCGTTTATTCTTATTTGAACGAGATCGATTACCGTAAGCTGCTGGAAAGAAATGGCCTCGAGATAATTCATTTATCCATGGTCCCGCAGTCGGCGTGGGACAGGTACTACATATCGATGCGCAGGAAGATATCGTCGCGCCTGTGCAAGTTTACGCAGGAATTTAAGGATGCGATGGCAAACGAGATCGACGTCTACTATAACTGGGGCGGAATGGAGAGCGTAGGTTATGTGTACATCGTGGCGAAAAAGATCCCTCACGACCGGCGTCTTGCTGCAGGGCCTGAGGATCTGAGGATATCTACGGTGGGTTCCGGGTATTATCAGTAG